Within Pseudomonas cichorii, the genomic segment CGCGATCTGATCGCCTCGACTTTGCAGGTGACGGTCGATGCAGTTGTAACTGACATTGAGTTTGCCGCCCTTGAACCAGCTTGCCTGTCCGGTGCTGAAGTCTGAGCTGTGGACCTCGTCCCAGGGCGCTGACCAGTCGAGAAAAGTGGCGGCTTGTTCGGCCCAGAATTGCTCGGGGTTATCCACAGACTGGCGATACAGGCGTTTATAGTCGGCCGGGCTCAGCTGTGCGGCCAGGCTTGTGGCGTAGGCTTTGGGGAATGCGCGGATATCGAACATGATCGGCTTCCTTGTTCTTGTGTGGGTACAAGAATAGAAGCCGGTGAGGGATTGCGAATGAATTCACTCCAACGCTGCTGGAGCGAATTCATTCGCGAGGGCGATCAACCGCGATGGCGGCCGCGGAAGTAGTTGATCAGGCCTTGGGTCGAAGCATCTTCGGCAGGGTCTTCGATACCGCCTGTCAGGCGCTGGTAAACACCTTTGCCCAGCTCCTTGCCCAGTTCGACGCCCCATTGGTCGAAGGCGTTGATGCCCCAGATCACGCTCTGTACGAAAACCTTGTGTTCGTACATTGCCACCAGTGCGCCCAGACGGCGCGGGCTGATGCGCTCCACCACCAGGGTGTTGCTCGGACGGTTGCCAGGAATGACCTTGTGCGGCGCAATCTGCTGCACCTGTTCTTCCGGTACGCCCTTTTCACGCAACTCGGCTTCGGCTTCGGCGCGGGTCTTGCCCAGCATCAGCGCCTGGCTCTGGGACAGGCAGTTGGCGTACAGCCACTGGTGATGGTCGGCAACCGGGTTGAAGCTGACGATTGGCACGATGAAGTCAGCCGGGATCAGTTGGGTGCCCTGATGCAGCAACTGGTGGTAAGCGTGCTGACCGTTGCAGCCTACGCCGCCCCAGATGACCGGGCCGGTATCGGTGGAAACCGGCGTGCCGTCCTGGCGTACGCTCTTGCCGTTGGATTCCATGTCCAACTGCTGCAAGTGCTTGGTGATGTTACGCAGGTAGTGGTCGTAAGGCAGGATCGCGTGGCTTTGGGAGCCCCAGAAGTTGCCATACCATACGCCCAGCAAGGCCAGCAGCACCGGCATGTTCTTCTCGAACGGCGCGCTCTGGAAGTGCTGGTCCATGGTGTAGGCACCCGACAACAGCTCCTTGAAGTTGGACATGCCGATGGCCAGCGCGATAGGCAGACCGATGGCCGACCACAGCGAGTAACGACCGCCGACCCAGTCCCACATCGGGAAGATGTTCTCTTCACGGATACCGAATGCAACCGCTGCTGCGTTGTTGCTCGATACCGCGATGAAGTGACGGTACAGCTCGGCCTCGGAGCCCCCTTGAGCCAGATACCAGGCGCGTGCTGCCTGGGCGTTCTTCAGGGTTTCCAGGGTGTTGAAGGATTTCGACGAAACGATGAACAGCGTGGTTTCGGCGCGGATCTTCATCGACAGTTCGTGGAATTCACTGCCGTCGATATTGGCCAGGTAATGGCAGCGCACGCCTTTATGGGCGTACGACAACAGGGCTTCGGACACCAGCTCCGGGCCGAGGAACGAGCCACCGATGCCGATGTTCACCACGTCGGTGATGGGCTTCTCGGTGTAGCCGCGCCACAGGCCGTCATGAATGCGACCGACCAGCTCGGTGATCTGGTTGAGGACCTTGTGGACTTCCGGCATCACGTTGACGCCATTGACCAGCAGCTTGTCGCCAACCGGGCGGCGCAGCGCGGTGTGCAGCGCCGGACGACCTTCGGAGGAGTTGACCAGCTCGCCGTCGTATTGTGCCTGGATCGCTTCCTTCAGGCCGACTTCATTGGCCAGGTTGACCAGCAGGTCCTGGGTTTCACCTGTAATCAGGTTTTTCGAGTAGTCGAGAAACAGGCCGCAACTGCTGAGGGTGAATTGGCTGAAGCGTTGCGGATCTGCATTGAACGCATCGCGCATGCTGAAATCCTGCATGGCTTGGCGGTGTTGACTCAGCGCCTGCCAGGCGGGCAGAGCGGTCACATCAGAAGGATTGCGGTAGTACGCCATCGCTGCGGGTTTCCTTTAACTTGAACTGCCTTGGAGGTTGAAAAGCCAGATCGCAAACTTGAATGCTCGGCAACTCAACGGAGACTACCCTCCGCATGCCTGTTTGTCTGCGCTCTGTCCTACATGAGGCCGGTACTATTTCACACAAGCTGAGTGTTGTGTGTATGGGATTACCTAGGCAACCTGTACCGGTATGGCATTGCTGGTATGGCTAAGTTCATTGCCCGGCGCCATATAAAGCATGCGTGGCTTGAAATCGACCAGTTCGGCGTCGGAGTACTGAGCATAGGCGCAGATGATCACACGGTCGCCGACTTTCGCCTTGTGAGCGGCGGCACCGTTGACCGAAATCATGCGCGAACCTTCTTCACCACGGATGGCATAGGTGGTGAAACGCTCGCCGTTATCGATGTTGTAGATCTGGATCTGCTCGTACTCGCGAATGCCGGACAGGTCCAGCCACTCGCCATCGATGGCGCATGAGCCTTCGTAGTCGAGCACGGCGTGAGTGACTTCTGCACGGTGCAGTTTGGCTTTGAGCATCACGGTGTGCATCTTGTTGTTATTCCTTGGTCAGGTGCAGATTGTCGATCAGGCGGGTCTTGCCCAGAAAGGCGGCAACCAGAATGACCAGATCACGGTCTTCTTCGGTAGCAGGACGCAGGCTGGTGGCGTCGCGCACTTCCAGATAGTCGATACGGAAACCTTCGGCCTCCAGCGTCCTTTTGCCGATGTTGATCAGGCCGTTGATGTCTTCGTTGTTGCGAATGCCGTCGGCCACGGTGCTGAGGACGCGATACAGCGCAGGCGCTTTGGCGCGTTGCTCTTCGCTCAGATAACCGTTACGCGATGACAAGGCCAGGCCATCGGTCGCGCGAACGGTCGGCTCGCCAATGATCTGGATCGGCATGTTCAGATCCCGGACCAGTGCCCGGATCACCGCCAGTTGCTGAAAGTCTTTCTCGCCAAACACGGCCAGGTCAGGCTGAACCATGTTGAACAGCTTGCTGACCACGGTAGCAACGCCGTCGAAATGGCCAGGCCGGCTGGCACCGCACAGCCCTTCGGACAGGTGCGGAACGCTGACCAGGGTCTGATCGGCCATGCCGTGTGGGTACATTTCTTCCACGCTGGGCGTGAACAGCAGGTTGCAACCGGCTTCCAGCAGTTTTTCCTTGTCGGCATCGAGGGTGCGCGGGTAGCTCGCCAGGTCTTCGTTGGGGCCGAACTGCAGCGGGTTGACGAAAATGGTGGCGACCACGAAGTCCGCCCGTTGGCTCGCCCGTGTCACCAGTGCGGCATGTCCGCTGTGCAGGTTGCCCATCGTGGGCGTCAAGGCAATCCGTTTACCTTCGCTGCGGGCGCGAGCGACGGCGGCGCGCAGGTCCAGTACGGTTTTTACTGTGTTCATGCCGAGAATCCGTGTTCAGTTGCCGGGAAGCTGACGTTTTTGACTGCGCTGACGTAGGCCTGGATGGCCGACTGAATGTCAGGTTGGCCGACCATGAAGTTTTTGACGAACTTGGGGACGCGACCGCTGATGGACAGGCCGAGCATGTCATGCAGCACCAGCACCTGACCGTCGGTGGCGCTGCCGGCGCCGATACCGATGACCGGGACTTTCACCGCCTGGGTGATTTCCTCGGCCAGCTCGCTCGGTACGCACTCCAGCAGGATCATGGCGGCGCCAGCCTGTTCCAGGGTAATGGCATCGGCACGCATCTGGCGGGCCTGGGCTTCCAGACGGCCCTGAACCTTGTAGCCACCCAGCACGTTCACCGATTGTGGCGTCAGGCCCATGTGGGCGCAGACCGGAATGCCACGGTCGGCGAGCAGCCGTATCGACTCGGCCAGCCACGCAGCACCTTCGACCTTGACCATGTGCGCACCCGCCTGCATGAGCGTGGTGCTGTTGGTGAAGGTCTGTTCGAGGGTGGCGTTGGCCATGAACGGCAGGTCGGCAAGAATCAGCGCGCCCTGATTGCCGCGTTTGACGCAGGCAACGTGATAGGCCATTTCGGCGGTCGTCACCGGCAAGGTGCTGTCATGGCCCTGCAGGACCATACCCAGCGAGTCACCCACCAGCAGCACTTCGACACCCGCCTGGCTGGCGGTATGGGCGAAGGTCGCGTCGTAGCAGGTCAGCATGGTGATTTTCTCACCTTTCTGCTTGAGGGCCAGCAGCGACGTAACAGTTATATCAGGCATCTAAAAGTCTCCATCAGGCGCTGTGCACACTGCGGCGATTCATCTTGGAAAAGCAGGCACACCGTCGTGTCGCGGTGTTTCGCAAAGGCCTGTTTCGCGCCCATTCACCAACGGGTTGGCGGCGGGAGGCCTATCTTCGTGAGGAGGGGGCATGAAGTCAATTGCAGGTGTTACCCGTTTCATCATCGGTTACAGATGTGTAGTAACGGGTGACACGTCAGGTTTACGCCGGAGCGGACAAACGCTCCAGGCCCTCGTATGGGCAAGCGGCCAGTAACTGCTCTAGCGTACGCCCGTCAGCCAGATCCAGGCGGGGAGCGAGTTCTGCCAGAGGGTAGAGAACGAAGGGGCGGGCCTGCATGTGATAATGCGGCACTTTCAGGCGTGGCTCGTCGATCAGTCGCTCGCCGAACAGCAGAATATCCAGGTCCAGCGTGCGCGGGCCCCAGCGTTCATGACGCTCGCGGCCCTGGTCCAGTTCTATGCCTTGCAAGGCATCGAGCAGTTCCAGCGGTGCCAGTGCGGTGTCCAGTGCTGCAACGGCATTGGTATAGCGGGGCTGGCCGGGCAACAGGGAGTCGCTGACGTAAAAGGACGAAACGCCTGCAAGATGGCTCTGTGGCAGTAGCGCCAGTGCATCGAGAGCATGACGCAACTGCTCGGCCGGGTCAGCGAGGTTGCTGCCCAAGCCTATATAGACACGTTCGCGGCTTGATACCTTACTCACCGGACGCCTCGGCGTCCCGTTTGCGTTTGGCGCCGCTGCTGCGACGACGCTTGCGAGGGCCTGTGCCGGTGGCTTCGGGCTTGTTACCCAGGTCACGAATCATGTCGCGGCGCTGGCTGTCGTTGCTGTCCTGATAGTCGGTCCACCACTCACCCAGACCGTCGGTCTGCTCGCCAGCGGTTTCGCGCAACAACAGAAAGTCGTAACCGGCACGGAAGCGTGGATTGTCGAGCAGCAGGTCGGCGCGTTTGCCGGAGCGGCGTGGCAAACGTTCCTGCATGTCCCAGATCTCGCGGATCGGCATGGTGAAACGCTTGGGGATCGCGATGCGCTGGCATTGTTCGATGATCAGTTCGTGAGCTGCTTCCTGCATGGCCGCAATCGGCGGCATGCCGCGCTCTTGCAGGCGCAGCACCTTGGCAGGCAGTGCCGGCCAGAGCAGGGCTGCGAACAGGAACGCCGGTGTTACCGGCTTGTTCTGCTTGATGCGCAGGTCGGTGTTGATCAAGGCATTGCTGATCAGGGTGTGGGTGTAGGTCGGGTTGTATTCCAGTGCCTTGGAGCTGGCCGGGAACAGGGGCTCGAACAGCTCCAGGTCCACCAGCATTTCAAAGGTGGGTTCTGCGTGGCCGGACAGGAACAGCTTGAGCACTTCTTCGAACAGACGGGCCGACGGGATATCACGCAGCATCGGCGCCAGCGGGCGAATCGGCAGGGTGCTGTGCTTTTCTATACCGAAATCCAGCTTGGCTGCGAAACGCACGGCGCGCAGCATGCGCACCGGGTCTTCCTTGTAACGCTGCTCGGGGTCGCCGATCAGGCGGATCAGGCGGTTGCGAATGTCGTGTACGCCGTTGGCGTAATCGAGCACGCGTTCGCTGACCGGATCGTAATAGAGCGCGTTGATCGTGAAGTCCCGGCGCTGGGCGTCTTCTTCCAGCGTGCCATAGACGTTGTCACGCAGGATGCGGCCGCTTTCATTGCGCGAGGACTGGTTGCTGTCCTCTTCTTCCTCGTCCTGAGGATGATTGGCGCGGAATGTCGCAACTTCGATGATTTCCCGGCCAAAGTGGATATGGACCAGCTTGAAGCGGCGGCCAATGATCCGGGCGTTACGGAATTCTGCACGCACCTGTTCAGGTGTGGCGCTGGTTGCTACGTCGAAATCCTTGGGCTCGATATTGAGCATCAGGTCGCGCACGCAACCACCGACCAGATAGGCCTGGTAGCCAGCGTTTTGCAGGCGCTCGACGATATTGACCGCATGACGGCTGAATTGGCTGCGCTGCAGCGAATGCTGGCTGCTATTGAGCACTTCAGGCGTGGTGCGCGTGTGTTGCTGCGGTTTACGCACCGGGGAACGGAATGACTGGAACAGCTTCTTCAGCATGGGATGCACTGTTTGAAGGAATATTCGGCCAAAATGGAGAATGGCCGCACGATGGGCGGGGATTCTAGCATTTAGTCGGGGGATGGTGTAGGACGCTGCGCATCGGGCATCAAAGGAAGGGATTCAAAAGCTCTGGAAGCTACTGGGGGAGCCGAAGCTCCCCCAAAGTGCGTGCTCTTTATTTTTATTGTCTTGTCGGGCTTCTTGTTTTTGTTGAGTGCCCATCCACAGGGTTTCGCCTGTGAAATCTCCCAATCGGGAGTCAAGAGCAAACGGATTGCTTTGGTCGCTGCGTTGCAATGATCATTCGATCCAACCAGTTCAGGCGCTACCTAAGGGTAGTTTTTATTATTCTCGGCCTGGTTGCGGGGCAAGCCCCAAATACAACTCCTCTCCAAAAGAATCAGTTAGCTGCGCCTCCGCCGTCTTGTTCTTGTTATGCGTGAGTCGATTCGTCTTATTTTTATTATGGGTGTCTACTGCTTGTTGTTCTTCTTGTACTAAGGATATAGCAGAAGGTGTGCCAACTTTTTTAAACCCAATGAAACCGGGGCTTTGCGGGGTTTCGGTTTTTTGGGCAGGTACAAAAAAGCCGGGCTTCGTTACCGTAAGACCCGGCGTTTGTTACGTAGGAGGTACGAAGGTAACAGTTTTGTTAACTGGCCTGCGCACCCCGACGCAGAGCCTTTTCAGGTTTCGTTGGCGACCCCTTTGCGGCGCGGAATGCCCAGTCGCTGACGGCGTTCCCACAGGCACTTGCGGCTGACGCCCAGTTTGCGTGCCAGTTCGGTCTCTGTCATGTGATCCTGATGTTCCAGGACGAAGTGCTGGAAGTAGTCTTCCAGTGACAGGTCTTCGGTGGGCTCGCTGTTGGTCGAGTTCGCCGAGGCGGGCAGGGGCGCCAGGCCCATGTACTCGTCGTCGTTCAGACCGTCGAGCTCGATGTCTATACCCAGCAGGTCGGCAGAGATTTCCGGGTTCTCGCACAGAATCACCGAGCGTTCCACGGCGTTTTCCAGCTCCCGCACGTTACCCGGCCAGCTGTAATGACGGATGGCCTGTTCGGCGTCGGGGGCAAACTTCAGATCGTTGCGGCCAGCTTTGGCGCTTTGGCGAGCCAGAAAGGCGCGGGCGATTTCGAGCACGTCGTTACCGCGTTCGCGCAATGCAGGCAGTTTCAGCGCGATCACGTGCAGACGGTAATAAAGGTCTTCGCGAAACTCGCCATTCTTGGCCAGGGTCTTGAGGTCCCGGTGGGTCGCGGCGATCAGGCGTACATCGACTTTCTGTGACTGCACGGAGCCGACGCGACGAATCTCGCCTTCCTGCAGGACGCGCAGGAGCCTGGCCTGTGCTTCCAGAGGCAGTTCTCCGATTTCGTCGAGAAACAGAGTGCCGCCATCGGCCGCTTCAACCAGACCTGCGCGACCTGCGCTGGCACCGGTAAAGGCACCTTTTTCATGGCCGAACAGCTCGGACTCGATCAGGGATTCGGGAATCGCTGCGCAGTTCACGGAGATCATCGGTGCCTTGGCGCGACGCGACAGATTATGCAGTGCGCGGGCGACCAGTTCCTTGCCGGTCCCGGATTCGCCCTGGACCAGAACGTTGGAATCTGTGGGCGCGACTTTACGAATCTTGCTGTAGAGATCGAGCATGGGCGGGCAGGAGCCGATGATGCCGATCTCGCCGTTCTGCGCAGCGCCCTTGTCGGCGCTGTTGGCTTTGGCGGGCGCGTTGCGTTCGGCCTGCTGGTTTGAGCTGGTCTGACGATCACGCAGGATGCGCGCAACAGCCTGCAGCATTTCATCGTGGTCAAAGGGTTTGGCGATGTAATCCACCGCGCCCATTTTCATGGAGTCCACGGCCGAGCGCAGGCTGGCATAGCTGGTCATGATCAGTACAGGCTTGCCTTCACCGAGCTTGATCAGTTCGGTGCCAGGAGCGCCAGGCAGTCGCAGGTCGCTGACGATCAGGTCGAACGAGGGGATGTTGAAACGCTCCTGAGCCTCGGGTACCGAACCTGCCTCGCTGACTTCGTACTGGTTACGCTCAAGCAGACGGCGCAGGGCCGAGCGGATAATGGTTTCGTCTTCGACGATCAAAATATGCGGCATCGATTCAGTTCTCTCGACGGTCTCAGTTCACGGCGGACGTCGCTTCGACATGGCGCGGCAAGGTTATCCGGATACGGGTTCCTCGCTGCTGCTCGGGGTCAGCCGGGCTGTCGATGGTGATTTGTCCATAATGCTCTTCAACGATGGAATAGACCAGTGCGAGACCTAGCCCGGTTCCTTCTCCCGGTTCCTTGGTGGTGAAGAATGGTTCAAACAATCGATCCATGATTGCCTTGGGAATTCCACTGCCTTCGTCTTCGACGATCAGATCCACAGTATGTTCGGATGCTTCGCTCTTGACCCTGACAGCGCTGCCGGAGGGCGAGGCGTCACGGGCGTTGGAGAGCAGATTGATCAGGACCTGTGCCAGCCGTTGCGGGTCGCCATCGACCTTGTGCTGCGGGTTGCACAGGTTATAGAAATGGACTTCAAAGTTGCGCCGGTTGAGCGCCAGCAGACCAATGGCATCCTGCGCGACCTCGGCCAGACAGACGGCCTCGTCGTTATGCTGGTGAGCGCCGGCGTGGGCGAAGCTCATCAAGGATTGCACGATGCGCGAGACACGTTTGGTCTGTTCGAGGATCTGACTGCTGATTTCTTTGATCTCGTCATCTTCCTCTCGTTCCTCGCGCAGGTTCTGTGCAAGGCAGGCGATGCCGGTGATGGGGTTGCCGATTTCATGAGCTACGCCGGCCGCCAGACGACCGATGCTGGCCAGACGTTCCGAGTGGACCAGCTTGTCTTCCAGCATCTGGGTTTCGGTCAGGTCTTCGACCAGCACCACCAGACCGCTGCTACCGGGGGCCAGCGGTTCGTCGATGGCGGCCTTGTGCAGGTTGAGCCAGCGGGTCTGGCCGTCCAGGGCGAGCTTCTGTTTGTGCAAGTGCTCATCCGGCACATTGATGAAACCCGTCAGCAGGCCTTTCCAGGGTTCGCCGATGGTTTCCAGTCGCGAGCCCACGACACGCTGGGCGACAATACCGGTCAGCTCTTCCATGGCCCGGTTCCACATCAGGATTTCCTGATCCTTGGCCAGCGAGCACACCCCCATGGGCAGTTCCTGAAGGGTCTGGCGGTGATAGCGGCGCAAGGCATCGAGTTCGGCGGCAAGGCCGGTCAGGCGCGAGTGGTAGTCCTCAAGGCGACTCTCGATGAAGTGAATGTCTTCGGTGACGTATTTCTCGTTGCCGGACTTATAGGGCAGAAAGGTTTCCACCATGTCCTGGGCCACGCTGGGGCCCATCAGGCCGGACAGGTTGGCTTCGATCCGGTCACGCAGGCGGCGCAGGGCATAAGGACGACGCTCGTCGAACGGCAGATACAGGTCGCGCAGCGCCTGCTCGACTTCCTTCTGCGCGGCCTTGGCGCCCAGCGGTTTGGCCAGTTGCGTGGCAAACTCCTGGGGCGACACGGCATACAGTTCGCGGCGCTGCGGGCGACGAACATTGTCGACGGCGCAGGCCTCGGCGGCGCTGACTTCTTCCGGACTTGCATTGGTGAACAGCGAGATCAGGGTGAACAACAGGACGTTGGCTGCCAGCGAGGCGATGGCCGCCATGTGCCAACTGGTGTCGTCCAGCACGTAGATCATGTTCAGCAAGGGAATATAGAAACCCTGCAGGTTGCCGATCAGCGGTAACAGCATGCCGACGATCCAGACCACCGTTCCGGCCAGCAGGCCTGCAATGAAACCACGCCGGTTGGCGGTCGGCCAATACAGCACCGACAGCACGCCGGGCAGGAATTGCAGGGTCGCGACGAATGCGACGATGCCCAGGTTGGCCAGATCCTGTTGCGCGCCGAGCATGAGGTAGAAGCAGTAGCCCGCCGTGATGATCGCCACGATCAGGCCGCGACGTGTCCACTTCAGCCAGCGATAGATATTGCCCTCGGCCGGTGGCTGATAAAGCGGCAGCACCAGATGGTTGAGGGCCATGCCCGACAGCGCCAGGGTGGTGACGATAATCAGCCCGCTGGACGCCGCGAGCCCGCCCACATAAGCCATCAGCGCCAGTGGCTTGCTGTTGGCGGCGATGCCGATCCCAAGGGTGAAATACTCGGGGCTGGTGGTAGCGCCCAGCTTGAGGCCCGCCCACAGAATCAGAGGCACGGCGAGGCTGATCAGCAGCAGGAACAGCGGCAGGCCCCAGCTGGCGCTGACCAGTGCGCGCGGATTGAGGTTTTCGGTGAAGGTCATGTGATACATGTGCGGCATCACGATGGCCGAGGCGAAAAACACCAGCAGCAATGTGCGCCATGGACCTTCCTGCAAAGGCGTGTGCAGCGAGGCCAGGGCAGTCTGGTTTTGCAGCAGCCAGAGTTCCAGATGCTGCGGGCCGTCGAATACGCCATACAAGGCATAAAGGCCGATACCGCCCAGGGCGATCAGTTTGATCAGGGACTCGAAAGCAACAGCGAACACCAGGCCTTCATGCTTTTCCCGGGTCGCGATATGCCGTGAGCCGAAGAAAATGGTGAACAGTGTGATCAACGCACAGAACGCCACGGCGACTCTGTCCTGCACCGGTTCACGGGTCAGGATGCTGATGGAATCGGCCACCGCCTGAATCTGCAGCGCCAACAACGGCAGCACGCCAATCAGCATGAAAACCGTGGTCAGCGCACCCGCCCAGGTACTTCTGAAGCGAAAGGCAAACAGATCGGCCAGGGATGAAAGCTGGTAGGTTCGGGTGATCTTGAGAATGGGATAAAGCAGCACCGGCGCCAGCAGAAACGCTCCGGAAACCCCGAGGTAACTGGACAGGAAGCCATAGCCATACTGATAGGCCAGACCGACCGAACCATAGAACGCCCAGGCACTGGCATACACGCCCAGCGAGAGGGTATAGGTCAGCGGGTGACGAATGATCCAGCGTGGGATGACGCCACGCTCACTGATCCATGCAACGCCGAACAGGAGCAGCAGATACCCGGCGCTGACCAGCAGCATCTGCGTGAGGCTAAAGCTCATCGGCATCTCGCTGGCTCTGAAGAATGAAGGTCACCACGATCAGGATCAGCCACAGCATATAAGGGCGATACCAGGCACCTGTCGCATCGATCCACCAGTCCATGATGGCCGGGGAGAAGAGGTAGATGCCTACCACCAGAAGCAAGACCAAACGGTAAATATACATGCGGTCTCCTTCGTTCCTGAGGGTGATGAGGTGCGGCATGGTAACGGATGCCGTACAACCTGCAAGTGTACTTATGTAGGAGTTTTACGCGACCGCTCTAGCTCAGTCTATTCGGGCTTCTTCAATTGTGCTCGTGCGCGGTATTGC encodes:
- the pgi gene encoding glucose-6-phosphate isomerase; translation: MAYYRNPSDVTALPAWQALSQHRQAMQDFSMRDAFNADPQRFSQFTLSSCGLFLDYSKNLITGETQDLLVNLANEVGLKEAIQAQYDGELVNSSEGRPALHTALRRPVGDKLLVNGVNVMPEVHKVLNQITELVGRIHDGLWRGYTEKPITDVVNIGIGGSFLGPELVSEALLSYAHKGVRCHYLANIDGSEFHELSMKIRAETTLFIVSSKSFNTLETLKNAQAARAWYLAQGGSEAELYRHFIAVSSNNAAAVAFGIREENIFPMWDWVGGRYSLWSAIGLPIALAIGMSNFKELLSGAYTMDQHFQSAPFEKNMPVLLALLGVWYGNFWGSQSHAILPYDHYLRNITKHLQQLDMESNGKSVRQDGTPVSTDTGPVIWGGVGCNGQHAYHQLLHQGTQLIPADFIVPIVSFNPVADHHQWLYANCLSQSQALMLGKTRAEAEAELREKGVPEEQVQQIAPHKVIPGNRPSNTLVVERISPRRLGALVAMYEHKVFVQSVIWGINAFDQWGVELGKELGKGVYQRLTGGIEDPAEDASTQGLINYFRGRHRG
- the panD gene encoding aspartate 1-decarboxylase, encoding MHTVMLKAKLHRAEVTHAVLDYEGSCAIDGEWLDLSGIREYEQIQIYNIDNGERFTTYAIRGEEGSRMISVNGAAAHKAKVGDRVIICAYAQYSDAELVDFKPRMLYMAPGNELSHTSNAIPVQVA
- the panC gene encoding pantoate--beta-alanine ligase — translated: MNTVKTVLDLRAAVARARSEGKRIALTPTMGNLHSGHAALVTRASQRADFVVATIFVNPLQFGPNEDLASYPRTLDADKEKLLEAGCNLLFTPSVEEMYPHGMADQTLVSVPHLSEGLCGASRPGHFDGVATVVSKLFNMVQPDLAVFGEKDFQQLAVIRALVRDLNMPIQIIGEPTVRATDGLALSSRNGYLSEEQRAKAPALYRVLSTVADGIRNNEDINGLINIGKRTLEAEGFRIDYLEVRDATSLRPATEEDRDLVILVAAFLGKTRLIDNLHLTKE
- the panB gene encoding 3-methyl-2-oxobutanoate hydroxymethyltransferase, which translates into the protein MPDITVTSLLALKQKGEKITMLTCYDATFAHTASQAGVEVLLVGDSLGMVLQGHDSTLPVTTAEMAYHVACVKRGNQGALILADLPFMANATLEQTFTNSTTLMQAGAHMVKVEGAAWLAESIRLLADRGIPVCAHMGLTPQSVNVLGGYKVQGRLEAQARQMRADAITLEQAGAAMILLECVPSELAEEITQAVKVPVIGIGAGSATDGQVLVLHDMLGLSISGRVPKFVKNFMVGQPDIQSAIQAYVSAVKNVSFPATEHGFSA
- the folK gene encoding 2-amino-4-hydroxy-6-hydroxymethyldihydropteridine diphosphokinase, which codes for MSKVSSRERVYIGLGSNLADPAEQLRHALDALALLPQSHLAGVSSFYVSDSLLPGQPRYTNAVAALDTALAPLELLDALQGIELDQGRERHERWGPRTLDLDILLFGERLIDEPRLKVPHYHMQARPFVLYPLAELAPRLDLADGRTLEQLLAACPYEGLERLSAPA
- a CDS encoding polynucleotide adenylyltransferase PcnB, with the protein product MLKKLFQSFRSPVRKPQQHTRTTPEVLNSSQHSLQRSQFSRHAVNIVERLQNAGYQAYLVGGCVRDLMLNIEPKDFDVATSATPEQVRAEFRNARIIGRRFKLVHIHFGREIIEVATFRANHPQDEEEEDSNQSSRNESGRILRDNVYGTLEEDAQRRDFTINALYYDPVSERVLDYANGVHDIRNRLIRLIGDPEQRYKEDPVRMLRAVRFAAKLDFGIEKHSTLPIRPLAPMLRDIPSARLFEEVLKLFLSGHAEPTFEMLVDLELFEPLFPASSKALEYNPTYTHTLISNALINTDLRIKQNKPVTPAFLFAALLWPALPAKVLRLQERGMPPIAAMQEAAHELIIEQCQRIAIPKRFTMPIREIWDMQERLPRRSGKRADLLLDNPRFRAGYDFLLLRETAGEQTDGLGEWWTDYQDSNDSQRRDMIRDLGNKPEATGTGPRKRRRSSGAKRKRDAEASGE
- a CDS encoding sigma-54-dependent transcriptional regulator, producing the protein MPHILIVEDETIIRSALRRLLERNQYEVSEAGSVPEAQERFNIPSFDLIVSDLRLPGAPGTELIKLGEGKPVLIMTSYASLRSAVDSMKMGAVDYIAKPFDHDEMLQAVARILRDRQTSSNQQAERNAPAKANSADKGAAQNGEIGIIGSCPPMLDLYSKIRKVAPTDSNVLVQGESGTGKELVARALHNLSRRAKAPMISVNCAAIPESLIESELFGHEKGAFTGASAGRAGLVEAADGGTLFLDEIGELPLEAQARLLRVLQEGEIRRVGSVQSQKVDVRLIAATHRDLKTLAKNGEFREDLYYRLHVIALKLPALRERGNDVLEIARAFLARQSAKAGRNDLKFAPDAEQAIRHYSWPGNVRELENAVERSVILCENPEISADLLGIDIELDGLNDDEYMGLAPLPASANSTNSEPTEDLSLEDYFQHFVLEHQDHMTETELARKLGVSRKCLWERRQRLGIPRRKGVANET
- a CDS encoding sensor histidine kinase, producing MPMSFSLTQMLLVSAGYLLLLFGVAWISERGVIPRWIIRHPLTYTLSLGVYASAWAFYGSVGLAYQYGYGFLSSYLGVSGAFLLAPVLLYPILKITRTYQLSSLADLFAFRFRSTWAGALTTVFMLIGVLPLLALQIQAVADSISILTREPVQDRVAVAFCALITLFTIFFGSRHIATREKHEGLVFAVAFESLIKLIALGGIGLYALYGVFDGPQHLELWLLQNQTALASLHTPLQEGPWRTLLLVFFASAIVMPHMYHMTFTENLNPRALVSASWGLPLFLLLISLAVPLILWAGLKLGATTSPEYFTLGIGIAANSKPLALMAYVGGLAASSGLIIVTTLALSGMALNHLVLPLYQPPAEGNIYRWLKWTRRGLIVAIITAGYCFYLMLGAQQDLANLGIVAFVATLQFLPGVLSVLYWPTANRRGFIAGLLAGTVVWIVGMLLPLIGNLQGFYIPLLNMIYVLDDTSWHMAAIASLAANVLLFTLISLFTNASPEEVSAAEACAVDNVRRPQRRELYAVSPQEFATQLAKPLGAKAAQKEVEQALRDLYLPFDERRPYALRRLRDRIEANLSGLMGPSVAQDMVETFLPYKSGNEKYVTEDIHFIESRLEDYHSRLTGLAAELDALRRYHRQTLQELPMGVCSLAKDQEILMWNRAMEELTGIVAQRVVGSRLETIGEPWKGLLTGFINVPDEHLHKQKLALDGQTRWLNLHKAAIDEPLAPGSSGLVVLVEDLTETQMLEDKLVHSERLASIGRLAAGVAHEIGNPITGIACLAQNLREEREEDDEIKEISSQILEQTKRVSRIVQSLMSFAHAGAHQHNDEAVCLAEVAQDAIGLLALNRRNFEVHFYNLCNPQHKVDGDPQRLAQVLINLLSNARDASPSGSAVRVKSEASEHTVDLIVEDEGSGIPKAIMDRLFEPFFTTKEPGEGTGLGLALVYSIVEEHYGQITIDSPADPEQQRGTRIRITLPRHVEATSAVN